Proteins encoded by one window of Leptospira barantonii:
- a CDS encoding HAMP domain-containing protein, translated as MADSATAELNEKDSLDLKKILEVLSAFKRGDLSQRMPLDRVGISGKIADVINDIVDQNDRMVKEFERISNEVGQEGKISQRINAVAATGSWAACMDSVNSLIGNLVQPNTEVMRVIGAVAGGDLSQNMSLEIEGRPLKGEFLRTSKIVNTMVDQLNSFASEVTRVAREVGTEGKLGGQADVRGVAGTWKDLTDSVNSMASNLTGQVRNIADVTTAVARGDLSKKITVDVKGEILELKNTINTMVDQLNSFASEVTRVAKEVGTEGKLGGQADVRGVAGTWKDLTDSVNSMASNLTGQVRDIAEVTKAVATGDLSKKITVDVKGEILELKDTINTMVDQLNSFASEVTRVAKEVGTEGKLGGQADVRGVAGTWKDLTDSVNSMASNLTGQVRNIADVTTAVARGDLSKKITVDVKGEILELKNTINTMVDQLNSFASEVTRVAKEVGTEGILGGQADVRGVAGTWKDLTDSVNFMANNLTTQVRGIAKVVTSVANGDLKKKLYLEAKGEIAELSDTINDMIDTLGLFGDQVTTVAREVGIEGKLGGQASVPGAAGLWRDLTDNVNQLASNLTTQVRAIAEVATGVTKGDLSRTVMVKAAGEVAALSDNINEMIRNLRETTRINTEQDWLKTNLAKFTRLLQGQRNLVNVSKLILSELAPLVSAQHGAFFITEMIENEPSLKLLVSYAYQERKYVSNRFRPGEGLVGQCFLEKERILLTHVPSDYIKISSALGEAAPLNIVVLPVLFEGEVKAIIELASFSNFTPIHLNFLDQLTESIGIVLNTIAASMRTEELLTQSQTLTEELQGRQEELTKTNERLEDQAKSLQASEDLLKDQREELQEKNDELEEKARLLAKNNNEVERKNMEVEQARHSLEEKARQLALTSRYKSEFLANMSHELRTPLNNMLILSRLLFDSESENLSGKQIEYARTIHSSGNDLLQLINDILDLSKIESGKMTVDLDSVSFRELAEYLERSFRETARNKELKFQVDLNSELPVRMTTDLQRLQQILRNLLSNAFKFTEKGSVLLRIKPVNIGWSEEHKILNHAGSVIEFSVIDTGIGIPPEKQNLIFEAFRQADGSTSRKYGGTGLGLSISKEITRLLGGELRLESEPGAGSTFSLYLPSEYVPTEESLMEENLKEDSKWVQPPVLDGRGGSYIPHIFKEVPFREINRSFFKMIDDDRSELSGEVLLIIEADETLARQLLQLVRKNGFKALVALDGKTGLSLLQAYPVHAIVLDFNLSDMNGWFILNWLKRDPKFRHVPILIVSEDTQWRRSLRMGALGQITKPINEESLLRAIDKMRKFIERKPKLLLIAIDSKDEADKLVESIENSDIKIKTSFSSKDTIDVLQKDLVDCLIVSSEFEEGKFFDLIEEVNRIGMDHLPIVIYSDGPLSQNDLAQIQTLKDTNTIKEVETISSLVEETAVFLHRSQENISTSQRKMILDSSHNDPMLKGHKVLIVDDDVRNIFALTSVLERQKMKVAFAENASEGIRILQDTPDIEIVIMDVMMPDMDGYEATRAIRSMSKFVSLPIVAVTAKAMKGDREKCIEAGATDYITKPVDVDQLLSLLHVWLCR; from the coding sequence ATGGCAGACTCAGCAACGGCAGAACTAAACGAAAAGGATTCCCTGGATTTAAAGAAGATCTTGGAAGTCTTGTCCGCTTTTAAGAGAGGCGATCTTTCACAGAGAATGCCTTTGGATCGTGTCGGGATCTCGGGTAAGATCGCGGACGTAATCAACGATATCGTGGATCAAAACGATCGAATGGTAAAAGAATTCGAACGGATCAGCAACGAGGTCGGACAAGAAGGTAAAATTTCACAGAGGATCAATGCCGTTGCCGCAACCGGTTCTTGGGCGGCTTGTATGGATTCGGTAAACTCATTAATCGGGAATTTAGTACAACCGAATACGGAAGTCATGAGAGTGATCGGAGCGGTCGCCGGCGGAGACCTTTCTCAGAACATGTCCTTGGAGATCGAAGGTCGTCCGTTGAAGGGAGAATTTCTTCGCACCTCTAAAATCGTAAACACGATGGTGGACCAGTTGAATTCTTTCGCATCGGAAGTAACGCGGGTAGCGCGAGAAGTAGGAACGGAAGGTAAGCTGGGTGGACAAGCGGATGTTCGTGGGGTTGCGGGAACTTGGAAAGACTTAACGGACTCCGTGAACTCGATGGCATCGAACCTGACGGGACAGGTTCGTAACATCGCGGACGTAACGACCGCGGTAGCACGCGGCGACTTATCTAAGAAGATCACCGTGGACGTTAAAGGAGAGATCTTAGAACTCAAGAACACAATCAACACGATGGTGGATCAGTTGAATTCTTTCGCATCGGAAGTAACACGGGTTGCAAAGGAAGTGGGAACGGAAGGTAAGCTGGGTGGTCAAGCCGACGTTCGTGGTGTTGCTGGAACTTGGAAAGACTTAACTGATTCCGTGAATTCGATGGCATCGAACCTGACGGGACAGGTCCGGGACATTGCGGAAGTGACCAAGGCAGTTGCAACGGGTGACTTGTCCAAAAAGATCACCGTGGATGTTAAGGGAGAAATTCTCGAGCTGAAAGATACGATCAACACGATGGTGGATCAATTGAATTCTTTCGCATCGGAAGTAACGCGGGTTGCAAAGGAAGTGGGAACGGAAGGTAAGCTGGGTGGACAAGCGGACGTTCGTGGTGTTGCCGGAACTTGGAAAGACTTAACTGATTCCGTGAATTCGATGGCATCGAACCTGACGGGACAGGTTCGTAACATCGCGGACGTAACGACTGCGGTAGCACGCGGTGACTTATCTAAGAAGATCACCGTGGATGTTAAGGGAGAGATCTTAGAGCTCAAGAACACGATCAACACGATGGTGGATCAGTTGAATTCTTTCGCATCGGAAGTAACGCGGGTCGCAAAGGAAGTGGGAACGGAAGGAATCCTCGGTGGACAAGCGGACGTTCGTGGTGTTGCTGGAACTTGGAAAGACTTAACGGATTCCGTGAACTTTATGGCGAACAACCTTACCACTCAGGTTCGTGGGATCGCAAAGGTCGTAACTTCTGTAGCGAACGGGGATTTAAAAAAGAAACTCTACTTGGAAGCGAAAGGAGAAATCGCGGAACTCTCCGATACGATCAACGATATGATCGATACTCTCGGTCTGTTCGGGGATCAGGTTACGACTGTGGCCCGCGAGGTGGGAATCGAAGGTAAGTTAGGCGGTCAAGCAAGCGTGCCGGGTGCGGCCGGTTTGTGGAGAGACTTAACGGACAACGTAAACCAGCTCGCGAGTAACTTAACGACTCAAGTGCGCGCGATCGCGGAAGTTGCAACCGGTGTGACAAAAGGAGATTTGTCGAGAACGGTAATGGTTAAGGCCGCCGGTGAGGTGGCCGCACTTTCGGATAACATCAACGAGATGATTCGAAATCTGCGTGAAACAACCAGAATCAATACCGAACAGGACTGGTTGAAAACGAACCTCGCTAAGTTCACTCGTTTGTTACAAGGTCAAAGAAACTTAGTAAACGTAAGTAAGCTCATTCTTTCCGAATTGGCTCCGCTTGTGTCCGCGCAACACGGAGCCTTTTTTATCACGGAGATGATCGAAAACGAACCTTCCCTCAAATTACTCGTAAGTTACGCGTATCAGGAACGAAAATACGTTTCCAATCGATTCAGACCCGGCGAGGGATTGGTCGGCCAATGTTTTCTGGAAAAAGAAAGAATTCTTCTCACACACGTTCCCTCAGATTATATCAAAATCAGTTCCGCATTGGGCGAAGCCGCTCCCTTGAATATCGTCGTATTACCCGTGTTATTCGAAGGTGAGGTCAAGGCGATCATAGAACTGGCTTCCTTTTCCAATTTCACTCCGATCCATTTGAACTTTTTGGATCAGTTAACTGAAAGTATCGGGATCGTTTTGAATACGATCGCGGCGAGTATGAGAACGGAGGAACTTTTAACTCAATCCCAAACTCTTACCGAAGAATTACAAGGTCGTCAGGAAGAATTGACCAAAACGAACGAACGACTCGAAGACCAAGCGAAGTCCTTACAGGCTTCCGAAGATCTTCTCAAAGATCAAAGGGAAGAATTGCAGGAAAAAAACGACGAGCTTGAGGAAAAAGCGAGATTGCTCGCGAAGAATAACAACGAAGTCGAACGCAAAAATATGGAGGTGGAACAGGCCCGGCATTCCTTAGAGGAGAAGGCCAGACAACTTGCTCTTACTTCGAGATACAAATCCGAATTCTTGGCGAACATGTCGCACGAATTACGGACCCCTCTGAACAACATGTTGATTCTATCGCGTTTGTTGTTCGACAGCGAAAGCGAGAATCTTTCCGGGAAACAAATCGAATACGCGCGAACGATCCATAGCTCCGGGAACGATTTGCTTCAGTTGATCAATGATATATTAGATTTATCTAAAATAGAATCCGGAAAAATGACGGTGGATCTCGACTCGGTTTCCTTTAGGGAACTTGCGGAATATCTCGAAAGATCCTTTCGGGAAACCGCAAGAAATAAGGAACTCAAGTTTCAAGTGGACTTGAATTCCGAACTTCCGGTTCGAATGACTACGGATCTACAAAGATTACAACAAATTCTTAGGAACCTTCTTTCAAACGCGTTTAAGTTCACCGAAAAGGGAAGCGTTCTCTTGCGCATCAAACCCGTAAACATAGGTTGGAGCGAGGAACATAAAATTCTAAATCACGCTGGATCGGTCATCGAGTTTTCGGTGATCGATACCGGAATCGGAATTCCTCCCGAAAAACAAAATCTGATCTTCGAAGCGTTTCGTCAGGCGGACGGAAGTACGAGTAGAAAATACGGAGGAACCGGTTTGGGTCTTTCCATCAGTAAAGAAATCACTCGACTGCTTGGCGGCGAACTTCGACTGGAAAGCGAACCAGGAGCGGGTAGTACATTCTCCCTTTATCTTCCCTCCGAATACGTACCTACGGAAGAATCTCTTATGGAGGAAAATCTCAAAGAAGATTCCAAGTGGGTTCAACCTCCGGTGTTGGACGGTCGAGGTGGAAGTTACATTCCGCATATCTTCAAAGAAGTTCCGTTTCGAGAAATCAATCGTTCTTTTTTTAAGATGATCGACGACGATCGTTCCGAACTTTCGGGCGAAGTTTTACTCATCATAGAAGCGGACGAAACGTTAGCGAGACAGCTTTTACAATTGGTAAGAAAGAACGGATTCAAAGCGCTCGTGGCGTTGGATGGAAAAACGGGTCTTTCTCTTCTGCAGGCTTATCCGGTTCATGCGATCGTTCTCGATTTTAATCTAAGCGATATGAACGGATGGTTTATTCTCAACTGGTTGAAAAGGGATCCTAAGTTTCGGCATGTTCCGATTTTGATCGTCTCCGAAGATACTCAGTGGAGAAGAAGTTTGAGGATGGGCGCTCTCGGACAAATTACAAAACCGATCAACGAAGAATCGCTGTTACGCGCCATCGATAAGATGCGGAAGTTTATAGAAAGAAAACCGAAACTTTTGTTGATCGCTATCGATAGCAAGGACGAAGCGGATAAGTTGGTAGAGTCGATAGAAAATTCCGATATCAAGATAAAGACCTCGTTCTCTTCGAAGGATACGATCGATGTTCTGCAAAAAGATCTTGTGGATTGTTTGATCGTTTCCTCCGAATTTGAAGAGGGAAAATTTTTCGATCTGATCGAAGAGGTCAACCGAATCGGAATGGATCATCTTCCGATCGTGATTTATTCGGACGGCCCTTTGAGTCAGAACGATTTGGCTCAGATACAAACTCTCAAAGATACGAATACGATCAAAGAAGTGGAAACGATATCCTCGCTCGTCGAAGAGACCGCGGTGTTTCTTCATAGATCGCAGGAGAATATATCCACTTCTCAGAGAAAGATGATTCTGGATTCTTCACACAACGATCCTATGTTAAAAGGTCATAAAGTGTTGATCGTGGACGACGACGTTCGAAATATCTTCGCTCTTACGAGCGTTCTCGAAAGACAAAAGATGAAAGTCGCCTTTGCGGAGAACGCAAGCGAAGGGATTCGAATTCTTCAGGATACACCCGATATAGAAATCGTCATCATGGATGTGATGATGCCGGATATGGACGGGTATGAAGCGACAAGGGCCATTCGATCTATGAGTAAGTTCGTTTCACTTCCGATCGTCGCGGTTACTGCCAAGGCGATGAAAGGGGACAGGGAAAAATGTATCGAAGCCGGAGCGACCGATTACATCACCAAACCGGTGGATGTGGATCAATTGCTTTCTCTTCTTCATGTTTGGTTGTGCAGGTAA
- a CDS encoding histidine kinase dimerization/phosphoacceptor domain -containing protein: protein MSLHVKVNVLIVDDNPDNLWVLEKILVSPELNLIKARSGDEALKALLEPDDFALIFMDVRMPGMDGFEVASLIRQREKCAQIPIIFLTAYGNNESWMFKGYSLGAVDFLIKPIAPEILQSKASVFVDLHKKNQTLLLQDELLRESHDKLEQRVQERTAELKKVNQNLVNEISDRERAEDALKNSLREKEVLLREIHHRVKNNLQIVSSILNLQSNYITDSRSFELFEDAQSRIKSIALIHELLYQNKDLAQMDFKEYLYNLTTNLLRTYRVNSEIDFEIEADPIFLTLDSAIHCGLIVTELVTNSLKYGFKGREKGTIYISIRNLEEGFVLTVGDDGVGFPEDIDFSRTDSLGLQLVNILSEQIGATLTLEKSEGTKFKLMAMDSNRVRK, encoded by the coding sequence ATGTCTTTACACGTAAAAGTGAACGTTTTGATCGTGGATGACAATCCGGACAACCTTTGGGTTCTTGAGAAAATTTTAGTCAGTCCAGAATTGAATCTTATCAAAGCTCGTTCCGGCGACGAGGCCTTAAAGGCTTTGTTGGAACCGGACGACTTCGCTTTAATTTTTATGGATGTAAGAATGCCGGGTATGGACGGATTCGAAGTCGCTTCTCTGATTCGCCAAAGAGAAAAGTGCGCGCAGATTCCGATCATCTTCCTGACCGCTTATGGAAACAACGAGTCTTGGATGTTCAAAGGATATTCATTAGGAGCGGTGGATTTTTTGATTAAGCCGATCGCTCCCGAAATCCTACAATCCAAGGCTTCCGTTTTTGTGGATCTTCATAAAAAGAATCAGACTCTACTGCTTCAAGACGAATTGTTGCGGGAAAGTCATGACAAGCTGGAACAACGCGTTCAGGAAAGAACCGCAGAGTTGAAGAAGGTAAATCAAAACTTGGTCAACGAAATTTCGGATCGAGAACGAGCAGAAGACGCTTTGAAAAATTCTTTGCGCGAAAAAGAGGTTTTACTCCGTGAAATTCATCATAGAGTTAAGAATAATCTTCAGATTGTTTCGAGCATTCTCAATCTTCAATCCAATTATATCACCGACTCCAGATCTTTCGAATTGTTCGAAGACGCCCAATCCAGAATCAAATCCATCGCTCTGATTCACGAGCTTCTCTATCAGAACAAAGATCTCGCTCAGATGGACTTTAAAGAATACTTATATAATCTTACGACCAATCTTCTCCGTACATATAGGGTCAATTCCGAGATCGACTTCGAAATAGAAGCCGATCCGATTTTTCTCACGCTCGATTCGGCGATCCACTGCGGCCTGATCGTTACGGAGCTGGTTACGAATTCCTTAAAATACGGGTTCAAAGGAAGAGAGAAAGGCACTATATACATATCCATTCGTAATTTAGAGGAGGGTTTTGTTCTGACGGTGGGGGACGACGGAGTCGGATTCCCCGAGGATATCGATTTTAGTCGGACCGATTCGCTAGGATTACAATTAGTGAATATTCTTTCCGAACAAATCGGAGCTACGTTGACTTTGGAGAAAAGCGAAGGAACAAAATTTAAACTGATGGCTATGGATTCGAACAGGGTAAGAAAATGA
- a CDS encoding diguanylate cyclase domain-containing protein codes for MNQYTAKILIVEDENIVAKDIRDRLVKMGYPFPAIAKNGAEALQSASVLKPDIVLMDIMLTRGKIDGVEVATELRQTMDVPVVYITAYADDQTLIRTKQTEPYGYILKPVRTLELQIAVEIALNKHTMERKLKENQQLLLTTLESIGDAVIATDATGNITFMNRISEGFTGWTIAEVGGRKIQEIVKIVSYSEQDEMSDPISHILETKEQILFVSDIRLVDRFGKDRPIECTASLIHMEDGVTLGAVLVFRDVTERKVTEECVRYLAYHDPLTGLPNRTLLFERFKRNIEIERPKRKEYTMSFLFIDIDDFKKVNDTMGHSTGDKLLREFSDRMKAIVREDDIIVRLSGDEFVIILNDLANTSDAEKVVRKIFSSLKKPFSIEDFTILLSLSIGISVYPKDSMDIDQLIRFADSAMYRSKLKGKNTYAFYSSESEVKVV; via the coding sequence ATGAATCAATATACCGCAAAGATCCTAATCGTAGAGGATGAGAACATCGTTGCAAAAGACATTCGGGACCGGTTGGTCAAGATGGGATATCCGTTTCCGGCGATCGCAAAAAACGGAGCCGAGGCGTTGCAGTCGGCGTCCGTATTAAAACCGGATATAGTCCTGATGGATATTATGCTGACAAGGGGAAAGATAGACGGCGTCGAAGTTGCGACGGAACTTCGGCAAACGATGGACGTTCCGGTCGTTTATATAACCGCGTATGCGGACGATCAAACTCTGATTCGTACAAAACAAACGGAACCGTACGGGTATATACTCAAACCGGTGAGAACTCTTGAACTTCAGATCGCAGTCGAAATCGCTTTGAACAAACATACGATGGAGAGAAAGTTAAAAGAAAATCAACAGCTCTTATTGACTACACTGGAAAGTATCGGAGACGCGGTGATCGCGACCGACGCAACCGGAAACATTACGTTTATGAATCGTATATCGGAAGGATTTACGGGATGGACCATTGCCGAAGTCGGCGGAAGAAAGATTCAAGAGATCGTCAAAATCGTTTCTTATTCGGAACAGGACGAGATGTCGGATCCGATTTCTCATATTTTAGAAACGAAGGAACAGATTCTTTTTGTAAGCGATATCCGTTTGGTCGATCGATTCGGAAAGGATAGACCTATCGAATGTACCGCTTCGCTCATTCATATGGAAGACGGAGTTACGTTAGGCGCGGTTCTCGTTTTTAGGGACGTCACCGAAAGAAAGGTTACCGAAGAATGCGTTCGATATCTTGCCTATCACGATCCGCTCACTGGATTGCCGAATCGTACTCTACTTTTCGAACGTTTTAAAAGAAACATAGAAATCGAGAGACCGAAACGAAAAGAATACACGATGTCCTTTTTGTTTATAGACATAGACGATTTTAAAAAAGTAAACGATACGATGGGACACTCGACCGGAGATAAACTTCTTCGGGAATTTTCCGATCGTATGAAGGCGATCGTTCGGGAAGACGACATCATCGTTCGGCTTTCCGGAGACGAGTTCGTAATCATCCTGAACGACCTCGCAAATACGTCCGATGCGGAGAAGGTGGTTCGAAAAATATTCTCTTCTCTCAAAAAACCTTTTTCGATCGAAGACTTTACGATTTTGCTGAGTTTGAGCATCGGAATTTCGGTTTATCCGAAAGACAGTATGGACATCGATCAACTGATTCGTTTTGCGGATTCCGCAATGTATCGATCAAAATTAAAGGGAAAGAATACGTACGCTTTCTATTCGTCGGAAAGCGAAGTTAAAGTCGTGTGA